In one window of Nothobranchius furzeri strain GRZ-AD chromosome 11, NfurGRZ-RIMD1, whole genome shotgun sequence DNA:
- the LOC107384069 gene encoding phospholipid scramblase 3: MSAVTNQPHPFARLEREKHIQMIFRAFNNQCGPSCECQARSPGSKSHRVLPDSESKHQLSDLTPQRELKDFHIQPPEAPKKLDMMEEKLEDGSELDSISALETVSQIHITAKPDLQGPQCVSRKIYSIATGGSKSQLFVGVEESSCICLLCCGPARPCSMKGVDCKGRQVFYFERPLRVDACCTGCCLMEMRAYSSQKHLIGTVYQRWSMFTPLLEVCDSDGASIVRIQGSCCPWRCFSNQQFQIVSNIGEQVGTIWKKWPGFNVGHNMDHEYFGLEVHLSLDSQTKLLLLAATFLLNHMFFEMS; this comes from the exons ATGTCAGCTGTGACCAATCAGCCTCATCCGTTTGCTCGACTTGAGCGAGAGAAGCACATCCAGATGATCTTCAGAGCTTTCAACAACCAATGCGGGCCTTCTTGTGAGTGCCAGGCTCGCTCACCTGGATCCAAATCCCACAGAGTGCTTCCTGACAGTGAATCTAAACATCAGCTGTCAGACCTGACCCCTCAGCGGGAGCTGAAGGACTTCCACATACAGCCTCCAGAGGCACCGAAAAAGCTGGACATGATGGAGGAGAAACTTGAAGATGGATCAGAGCTGGACAGCATTTCTGCACTGGAGACAGTCAGTCAGATTCACATCACTGCCAAACCAGACCTTCAAG GTCCACAGTGTGTCTCCAGAAAAATCTACAGCATTGCAACTGGAGGCAGCAAGTCACAGCTTTTCGTGGGTGTGGAAG AGAGCTCCTGTATATGCCTCCTGTGTTGTGGTCCAGCTCGCCCCTGCTCCATGAAGGGCGTTGACTGTAAGGGACGCcaggtcttttattttgaaaggccccTCAGGGTGGACGCTTGCTGCACTGGGTGCTGCCTGATGGAGATGAGAGCATATTCATCTCAAAAACATCTTATTGGCACTGTTTATCAGAG GTGGAGCATGTTTACCCCTCTCCTGGAAGTGTGTGATTCAGACGGAGCCTCCATAGTCAGGATCCAGGGCTCCTGCTGCCCCTGGCGCTGCTTCTCCAACCAGCAATTTCAG ATTGTCTCCAACATCGGTGAACAAGTGGGTACAATATGGAAGAAATGGCCTGGTTTCAATGTTGGACATAACATGGATCATGAATACTTTGGACTAGAGG TACATTTGAGTTTGGATTCACAGACAAAACTCCTGCTTCTTGCAGCTACTTTCTTGTTG AATCACATGTTTTTTGAGATGAGCTGA